The Oscillospiraceae bacterium genome has a window encoding:
- a CDS encoding M55 family metallopeptidase, which yields MKYFIVSDIEGVCGVLDAPEWIYENSKYKENANRLSTNELNAVISGIFAAEKANGNGEAKTEVVVCDGHGCGAIDPELLDERALYLNMRGLEYPFGLDSSFDAVMWVGQHAKSGTKFAHLAHTGSFSTLYTSVNGTETSEYIDVAYCAHELGVPVIFAGGDKAFAKEATELVPECVAVYTKWGLRKDDGKYLDAKAYETFNTPAIHLHPKKACALLKEGAYEAVDKLYKKGKAYFTMPSFPKPPYVWNYRERGSSESDIYEKRSEDSIISLFNSQMKKTSHP from the coding sequence ATGAAGTATTTCATAGTTTCTGATATCGAAGGTGTTTGCGGAGTTCTTGACGCTCCGGAATGGATTTACGAGAACAGCAAATATAAAGAAAACGCGAACCGGCTTTCCACAAATGAGCTCAACGCGGTTATTTCCGGCATATTTGCCGCTGAGAAAGCGAACGGAAACGGCGAAGCAAAAACAGAGGTGGTCGTTTGCGACGGACACGGCTGCGGAGCGATAGATCCAGAACTGCTCGACGAAAGAGCTCTTTATCTCAATATGCGAGGGCTTGAGTATCCGTTCGGTCTGGATTCGAGCTTTGATGCCGTGATGTGGGTCGGACAGCATGCTAAAAGCGGCACGAAATTTGCGCATCTTGCCCATACAGGCAGCTTTTCAACGTTATATACTTCGGTTAACGGTACGGAAACAAGCGAGTATATCGATGTGGCTTATTGCGCGCATGAGCTCGGAGTTCCCGTAATTTTTGCCGGCGGTGACAAAGCTTTTGCAAAGGAAGCGACAGAGCTGGTTCCGGAATGTGTTGCCGTATACACAAAATGGGGTCTGCGTAAAGATGACGGAAAATACCTGGATGCGAAAGCATACGAGACTTTCAATACGCCCGCTATTCATCTGCATCCCAAAAAAGCGTGTGCTCTTTTAAAAGAAGGAGCATATGAGGCTGTTGATAAGCTTTATAAAAAAGGGAAAGCTTACTTTACGATGCCATCATTCCCAAAGCCTCCGTATGTATGGAATTATCGCGAAAGAGGAAGCTCTGAGTCTGATATATATGAAAAGCGTTCGGAAGACAGCATTATTTCTCTGTTCAACTCCCAGATGAAAAAAACAAGCCATCCTTAA
- a CDS encoding O-antigen ligase family protein: protein MKLRDGNSLIRSCRESIIIGYLMVFCNFLSKNARSSFIVQIFTRYDEAETKLKSSILFSLFSRFFNRSASKLTIKNKISRPVEDSLFMHLYRNAVNCLLSANMKSVGIGVFFFGITTTSVYILQRYFLKLDASYTPLVIGITLMASAIPVIISRSTLCSAISESRIAGGLLFGAFGFIPMEIMKTPDQSNRRVLRGLIYPFFGLFLGALTYFINPLYIIAALAAFTAFLMVMYKPEFGCLALAVILPFSPTMGLAALIILTGISFTLKLIRGKRTIKFDLSDCFILFFAVLILFGGFVSADVSGSIKPALLRFLFILSYFLVVNLIKTSRLAKQMLSLFIFSMALTSLYGIYQNFFGAEDTTWIDAEMFSDISRRVVSTFENPNVFAQYLVLLMPIVFALLISRKNFFSKASLFLIFCASGAALIYTWSRGAWLGFVIAMLIYFLLAFKNTILIYIIGLLSLPFISMVLPSSIISRFQSIGNLKDTSTSYRVSIWKAVVNMISDYFTSGIGVGEGAFSKVYPKYSLAGIEAAPHSHNVYLQITTEIGLIGLIVFILAIYFILKQTLSYCRDAASSSDTAMRSLYPAVVGTVSGILGFLAVGLTDYIFYNYRVFLIFFVLCGFAVACAKSAKRERTEINNY from the coding sequence ATGAAATTACGCGACGGCAATTCATTGATCCGAAGCTGCCGTGAAAGCATAATCATCGGATATCTGATGGTATTTTGCAATTTCTTATCAAAAAACGCGCGCAGCTCTTTTATTGTACAGATATTTACCCGCTACGACGAAGCAGAAACGAAATTAAAAAGCAGTATATTGTTCTCTCTGTTTTCCCGCTTTTTCAACCGCTCCGCTTCAAAGCTGACCATTAAAAACAAGATATCACGTCCTGTTGAGGACAGCCTATTCATGCATCTGTACAGAAACGCCGTTAACTGTTTGCTGTCCGCAAATATGAAGTCGGTCGGGATCGGAGTGTTCTTTTTCGGAATAACCACGACATCAGTATATATTTTACAGAGATACTTTTTAAAACTTGATGCTTCGTATACTCCGCTTGTTATCGGTATAACGCTCATGGCTTCTGCGATTCCTGTTATCATTTCGCGTTCAACACTCTGTTCGGCTATATCGGAAAGCCGGATCGCCGGAGGGCTTTTATTCGGGGCGTTTGGGTTCATACCGATGGAAATTATGAAAACTCCGGATCAATCAAATCGCAGAGTTCTTCGCGGCCTGATTTATCCCTTTTTCGGCCTTTTTCTTGGCGCGTTGACATATTTCATCAATCCGCTTTATATAATCGCCGCGCTGGCCGCTTTTACCGCGTTTTTAATGGTCATGTACAAGCCGGAATTCGGATGTCTCGCGCTGGCCGTTATACTTCCGTTTTCACCGACGATGGGGCTGGCGGCTCTTATAATACTTACCGGGATATCATTTACACTGAAGCTGATCCGCGGAAAACGTACCATAAAATTCGATTTAAGCGACTGTTTTATATTGTTCTTTGCGGTACTGATATTATTCGGCGGGTTTGTTTCAGCCGATGTTTCCGGAAGCATCAAGCCGGCGCTGCTGCGCTTTCTGTTCATATTGTCATATTTCTTGGTTGTCAATCTAATAAAAACGTCGCGCCTTGCGAAGCAAATGCTGTCGCTATTCATTTTTTCAATGGCACTTACATCTCTTTACGGCATATATCAAAACTTTTTCGGAGCGGAAGACACGACCTGGATTGATGCGGAAATGTTCTCCGATATATCTCGCAGAGTTGTGTCGACCTTTGAAAATCCGAATGTGTTCGCTCAATATCTCGTTCTTCTTATGCCCATTGTTTTTGCTCTTCTTATTTCTCGTAAAAACTTTTTCTCTAAGGCTTCGCTGTTTCTTATATTCTGCGCTTCCGGTGCGGCTCTCATATACACATGGTCACGCGGGGCATGGCTTGGCTTTGTAATAGCGATGCTCATATATTTCCTGCTCGCATTTAAAAACACCATTTTAATATATATTATCGGTCTGCTTTCACTGCCATTTATTTCAATGGTTTTACCTTCATCAATAATAAGCCGGTTTCAAAGTATCGGTAATCTGAAGGATACCTCCACAAGCTACCGTGTCAGTATATGGAAAGCCGTCGTTAATATGATCAGTGATTACTTCACATCCGGTATAGGAGTGGGCGAGGGCGCTTTTTCAAAGGTTTATCCGAAATATTCGCTGGCCGGGATTGAGGCCGCTCCTCACAGCCACAACGTATACCTGCAGATCACGACTGAAATAGGGCTGATCGGTCTGATCGTGTTTATATTGGCGATATACTTTATATTAAAACAGACGCTTTCATATTGCCGGGACGCCGCCTCGTCATCGGACACAGCGATGCGAAGCCTGTATCCGGCCGTTGTCGGAACAGTATCCGGTATTTTAGGGTTTCTCGCGGTGGGGCTCACCGATTATATATTTTATAACTACAGAGTTTTTCTTATATTCTTTGTGTTATGCGGCTTCGCTGTGGCCTGCGCAAAAAGCGCGAAGCGCGAACGCACTGAGATCAATAATTATTGA
- a CDS encoding helix-turn-helix transcriptional regulator — translation MDTIKIGKQIASLRKERGYTQESLAEILSISPQAVSKWENGHALPETALLPNLAKALDTSIDSILTDSNIQVLSAFYGDGIESHNVAKRLNKFIQNDTLDIEVNALSLACPLDYNRPKFLIIKYQIQQDIFYTFAGENEHLTINLNNKGYKAGKGIEIIAASYGTAKAKYNVMNKIEHYRVFKWNEYHANHETFPSDPTNDDKDYLTFVYLNGDGIHSVTCEEGESIAYNSEKTELFRKQTSGEYFISGVPLLPEFGKGMECSWAAALTAALAAMNIKTTYEQVMGVSGACYRLAFCSPGWDYSSVDGLVAYDYATPAYKAFGFTPKFANRIEKETRAEERKYIVNELRHNMPVLGINLRVAPEWGVICGYKENGADLFCRTKYDPAILNSADYEKGKYNPFDYLFVDNWPFIITYFADMTTPPSVKDNLINSLRVFADCSKQESCRGYTMGFKAYDVWRKDLLDEEWYKNNDDEQLARRFSVNQFCSLSLYDARKSAYIYLSDNQNLLPEKTDNMDRIIKQFSVISEKAEKIHILLDSGEYLEGARTRKFWTKEMRIQQAELLSEMQELEYSTIDLAKEIVK, via the coding sequence ATGGATACAATAAAAATAGGGAAACAGATTGCATCGCTACGGAAAGAACGTGGATATACGCAGGAAAGCCTTGCCGAGATATTGAGTATCAGTCCGCAAGCGGTATCAAAATGGGAGAACGGTCACGCGTTACCAGAAACCGCATTGCTTCCTAATCTTGCAAAAGCTCTCGACACAAGCATTGACTCTATATTGACAGACAGCAATATTCAAGTTTTATCCGCATTTTACGGCGATGGTATAGAGAGCCATAATGTAGCGAAGCGCTTGAATAAGTTCATACAAAACGATACCTTAGATATTGAGGTTAACGCTCTTTCTCTCGCTTGTCCGCTGGATTACAACCGCCCAAAGTTTTTAATAATTAAATATCAGATACAGCAGGATATTTTTTATACATTTGCGGGAGAAAACGAGCACCTTACCATCAATCTTAACAACAAAGGATACAAGGCTGGCAAGGGAATTGAAATCATCGCGGCATCCTATGGTACGGCTAAGGCGAAATACAATGTAATGAATAAAATTGAGCATTACAGGGTGTTTAAATGGAACGAATATCATGCCAACCACGAAACCTTCCCTAGTGACCCAACAAATGACGACAAGGATTATCTTACTTTTGTATATTTAAACGGCGACGGCATTCATTCAGTCACTTGCGAGGAAGGTGAAAGTATTGCTTATAATTCCGAAAAAACGGAGTTGTTCCGCAAACAAACGTCAGGTGAGTATTTTATATCCGGTGTTCCCCTCCTGCCGGAATTCGGGAAAGGGATGGAATGCTCATGGGCGGCAGCGCTAACTGCTGCACTTGCAGCGATGAATATTAAAACAACTTATGAACAGGTTATGGGCGTATCTGGAGCTTGTTATCGGCTTGCGTTCTGTTCTCCGGGATGGGATTACAGTTCAGTGGACGGTCTTGTCGCCTACGACTATGCGACGCCTGCATATAAAGCATTTGGATTTACCCCAAAGTTTGCCAACAGGATTGAAAAAGAAACGCGGGCGGAAGAACGTAAGTACATAGTAAATGAATTACGGCATAACATGCCCGTGTTGGGTATCAATCTGCGAGTAGCCCCCGAATGGGGTGTGATATGCGGTTATAAGGAAAATGGCGCGGACTTATTCTGCCGCACAAAATATGATCCTGCGATTCTTAATTCCGCTGATTATGAAAAAGGGAAGTACAACCCATTTGACTATCTTTTTGTTGATAATTGGCCGTTTATCATCACCTATTTTGCTGATATGACGACACCGCCGTCCGTTAAAGATAATTTAATAAACTCATTGCGTGTATTTGCAGACTGCTCAAAGCAGGAGAGTTGCAGGGGTTACACTATGGGATTTAAGGCATATGATGTTTGGCGAAAAGACCTACTGGATGAAGAATGGTATAAAAACAATGATGATGAGCAACTTGCCCGACGCTTTTCGGTCAATCAATTCTGTTCTCTTTCGTTGTATGATGCGAGGAAATCGGCTTATATTTATCTTTCGGACAACCAAAACCTTCTGCCGGAGAAGACTGACAACATGGATCGGATCATAAAACAATTCTCTGTTATTTCTGAAAAGGCTGAGAAAATTCATATACTGCTTGACAGCGGCGAATATCTCGAAGGCGCAAGAACACGCAAATTCTGGACAAAGGAAATGAGGATACAGCAAGCTGAATTGCTTTCAGAGATGCAGGAATTAGAATATAGCACTATAGACTTGGCGAAGGAAATAGTAAAATGA
- a CDS encoding GH25 family lysozyme: MRGIDVSVHNGVIDWNAVKAGGTEFAMIKATQGKSIYMKPQMYLFCDSRFKANIAGASAAGIMNGVYHYFTAESVEKAVEEADYFISAIEPFHPQIKLWAAVDVEEESIFKGFERKRLSELILAFCERVCSAGFAPMLYTNRNYMRYRLDMKLLADLDIWQAHWSETKPDDCGEKLKIWQYGFDSVRGIYGRTDVNIGFWVPESFYEEQTARICGFEQCTIDYINKYEYAKELWRKIYNAVGK, translated from the coding sequence ATGCGCGGTATTGACGTATCTGTACATAATGGCGTGATAGATTGGAACGCGGTAAAGGCCGGAGGAACGGAATTCGCCATGATAAAGGCGACTCAGGGTAAAAGCATATATATGAAACCTCAGATGTACCTGTTCTGCGATTCGCGATTCAAAGCAAATATAGCCGGCGCTTCAGCGGCTGGAATTATGAACGGAGTATACCATTATTTTACGGCGGAAAGTGTGGAAAAAGCGGTTGAAGAGGCCGATTATTTCATATCAGCAATAGAACCATTCCATCCGCAGATTAAGCTATGGGCGGCAGTTGACGTTGAAGAAGAAAGTATTTTTAAAGGCTTTGAGAGGAAGCGATTATCAGAGCTGATATTAGCTTTCTGCGAAAGAGTTTGTTCCGCGGGCTTTGCGCCTATGCTGTATACAAACAGAAATTATATGAGATACAGGCTTGATATGAAGCTTCTTGCGGATCTTGATATCTGGCAGGCGCACTGGTCGGAAACAAAACCGGATGATTGCGGTGAAAAGCTTAAAATATGGCAATACGGCTTTGATTCTGTTCGCGGGATTTACGGACGGACAGATGTAAATATCGGATTCTGGGTGCCGGAGAGCTTTTATGAAGAACAGACAGCCCGGATATGCGGCTTTGAACAATGTACAATAGATTACATAAACAAATATGAGTATGCAAAAGAGCTGTGGCGAAAGATATATAACGCTGTCGGGAAATAG
- a CDS encoding lysophospholipid acyltransferase family protein encodes MKRLFEYSDEALGVLIRFLLMIGIKLICRPKIYFTSPEVQKYMIETPSVIISNHLLLMDGALIGTAFYGQKVHFMIAKDLLSTEPRRWIASKCRCIPLKRYVSDTSWLKKGAEAIKKGSSICIFPEGDTSRKGETKPFKPGFVLLALHSGAPILPVCLEGPYKIFGKRQRILIDKPIQLVIPAEGITSDFVRSATRLINERVLYLQELLREKTNFVECEHKRRAVL; translated from the coding sequence ATGAAAAGGCTTTTTGAATATTCTGACGAAGCCCTTGGCGTACTGATTCGTTTTCTGTTGATGATCGGAATAAAATTGATTTGCAGACCGAAAATCTATTTTACTTCACCTGAAGTTCAAAAGTACATGATCGAAACACCTTCGGTTATCATATCAAATCACCTTCTGCTCATGGACGGAGCATTGATTGGCACAGCGTTTTACGGTCAAAAGGTTCATTTTATGATCGCCAAGGATCTGCTTTCAACTGAACCGAGACGTTGGATCGCATCAAAATGCCGCTGTATACCGCTCAAAAGATATGTTTCCGATACAAGCTGGCTAAAAAAAGGCGCAGAAGCTATTAAAAAAGGCAGCTCAATCTGTATTTTTCCGGAGGGTGATACCTCACGCAAGGGCGAAACAAAGCCGTTCAAACCCGGTTTTGTTCTGCTTGCGCTCCATTCCGGCGCTCCAATACTGCCAGTTTGTCTCGAAGGTCCGTATAAAATCTTCGGGAAGAGGCAGAGAATCCTTATTGATAAACCTATTCAGCTCGTAATTCCCGCGGAAGGTATTACTTCTGATTTTGTCCGCAGCGCAACTCGGCTTATCAACGAACGCGTCCTGTATCTTCAGGAGCTTTTGCGTGAAAAGACAAATTTTGTTGAATGCGAGCACAAACGCAGAGCCGTGCTTTAA
- a CDS encoding HPr family phosphocarrier protein, producing MISKDVTVNNNVGLHARPATYFIQKANTYKSSIWIECGDRRANAKSLLGVLSLGISKGAQVLIIADGTDEADAIDGLANLILTGFND from the coding sequence ATGATCTCCAAAGATGTTACTGTAAATAACAATGTCGGGCTGCATGCCCGCCCCGCCACATATTTCATACAAAAAGCTAATACATACAAAAGCTCAATATGGATTGAATGCGGTGACCGCCGCGCAAACGCAAAAAGTCTGCTCGGTGTCCTTTCCCTTGGAATATCCAAAGGCGCGCAGGTGTTGATCATCGCCGACGGCACAGACGAGGCCGACGCTATTGACGGACTCGCCAACCTTATTCTTACAGGGTTCAACGACTGA
- a CDS encoding DUF4330 domain-containing protein: MEQTKSGRQYSFNIVDALLIVVVLCIIAGGIYFFVIRKTNGTEAVRLEYTLEIPIQKKEFDGAVKTGDMLINTVAKDIIGTVVAVKYENATSATTNLNDGTMHVVQYPEGVYSKLIMTIRSDAKRENGMLYIQTVNIAVGKSISFRTQAYIGTALCTGVREIDTQTKAISK; the protein is encoded by the coding sequence ATGGAGCAAACAAAATCGGGCAGGCAGTATTCATTCAATATTGTAGACGCGCTATTAATCGTTGTAGTGCTCTGCATCATCGCCGGAGGAATATATTTTTTCGTAATACGTAAAACAAACGGAACAGAGGCCGTGAGACTTGAATATACGCTTGAAATACCGATACAGAAAAAGGAATTTGACGGAGCGGTCAAAACAGGAGACATGCTCATAAATACAGTCGCTAAGGACATTATCGGTACGGTCGTAGCTGTTAAATATGAAAATGCAACCAGCGCAACAACTAATTTGAATGACGGGACTATGCATGTCGTCCAATACCCCGAAGGCGTGTATTCAAAGCTTATTATGACCATTCGCAGCGACGCAAAACGTGAAAATGGAATGTTATATATTCAAACCGTAAATATTGCTGTCGGTAAATCCATCAGTTTCAGAACACAGGCATATATTGGCACGGCTCTTTGCACGGGGGTCAGAGAAATTGATACACAAACAAAAGCAATTTCAAAATAA
- the uvrC gene encoding excinuclease ABC subunit UvrC gives MKQISTDNGIAGLYEAAKQLPLKPGIYMHFDSCGHIIYVGKSKLLKNRVSSYFQSIETHGVKTKKLVSEIAKFEYIVTNTEAEALILENELIKLHNPKYNIKLKDGKNYPYLVLNVGDKYPRLSLSRRRDAVSRNVALYFGPYSSSKTVYSIIDAAKSIFRLPSCEKVFPRDIGKTRPCLYKHLGRCIGVCTGEVSEEEYRAVINKLIMFLRDDYTSVANEMKSEMEKAAEELKFEHAARLRDMIEALKSLKSRQKIVGSPELDADIFGLYCDNVSSVVSLLAVRGGRICDMTSYEFGADEILDPESFSSFLVSLYKTREFIPQKIFADASLFDESDKLTSEMLSETAGHSVRVLVPERGDNRALCSLACENAKEYAENKRKAAARDDETLLNLAQLLHLGVIPERIEAYDISNSGNQAVTAGMIVCKNGRFLKRAYRSFGISTDGMPDDYAAMSQALERRIKRAADGDDAFLPLPDLILVDGGKGHVACALKVLRAAGQDIPVYGMVKDDFHKTRCLTDGENDISIANHTQIFRFIYGIQEEVHRFSLSRMDTKRRKSVKTSSLTVINGIGEAKSKALLAHFGSLKGIKEASEEALSRVKGVNKADAENIFAHFNPTIKKD, from the coding sequence ATGAAACAAATATCAACTGACAACGGTATAGCCGGGCTTTACGAAGCCGCGAAACAGCTTCCCTTGAAACCGGGAATATATATGCATTTCGACAGCTGCGGACATATTATATATGTCGGCAAATCAAAGCTGCTTAAAAACCGTGTCTCATCCTATTTTCAATCAATTGAGACACACGGTGTAAAGACAAAAAAACTTGTTTCGGAAATAGCAAAATTTGAGTATATAGTCACAAACACTGAAGCCGAAGCGCTTATTCTTGAAAACGAGCTTATAAAGCTTCATAATCCAAAATATAATATCAAGCTTAAAGACGGCAAGAATTATCCGTATCTTGTCCTTAATGTCGGAGATAAATACCCACGCCTTTCACTCTCAAGGCGCAGGGATGCCGTCAGTCGGAATGTCGCGCTGTATTTCGGGCCTTACAGCAGCTCTAAAACCGTTTACTCAATAATAGACGCCGCCAAATCAATTTTCAGACTTCCCTCCTGCGAAAAGGTTTTCCCGAGAGATATCGGAAAAACACGGCCATGTCTTTATAAGCATCTCGGAAGATGCATCGGAGTCTGTACCGGCGAAGTATCAGAAGAGGAATATCGCGCCGTGATCAACAAGCTCATCATGTTCCTGCGCGATGATTATACCTCAGTGGCAAATGAAATGAAGTCGGAAATGGAAAAAGCCGCGGAGGAATTGAAATTTGAACACGCGGCAAGGCTCAGAGACATGATTGAGGCTTTAAAAAGCCTTAAAAGCCGTCAGAAGATCGTCGGCTCACCAGAGCTTGACGCGGATATTTTTGGCCTTTACTGTGATAATGTATCGTCAGTCGTCTCGCTGCTCGCGGTGCGCGGCGGAAGAATCTGCGATATGACATCATACGAATTCGGAGCGGACGAAATCCTCGATCCCGAAAGCTTTTCATCGTTTCTGGTCAGTCTTTATAAAACACGCGAATTTATACCTCAGAAAATATTCGCGGATGCCTCGCTGTTCGATGAAAGCGACAAGCTGACATCGGAGATGCTATCTGAAACGGCGGGGCATTCCGTTAGAGTACTCGTGCCGGAACGCGGAGATAACCGCGCATTATGCTCTCTTGCGTGTGAAAACGCAAAGGAATACGCGGAAAACAAGCGCAAGGCCGCGGCACGGGATGACGAGACGCTTTTAAACCTCGCTCAGCTTTTGCATCTGGGGGTGATACCGGAACGCATTGAGGCGTACGATATATCAAACAGCGGAAATCAAGCCGTTACTGCGGGAATGATCGTCTGCAAAAACGGGCGTTTTCTGAAAAGAGCATACCGCAGCTTTGGAATATCCACGGACGGAATGCCGGATGATTACGCCGCTATGAGCCAAGCTCTTGAGCGCAGGATAAAGCGCGCCGCCGACGGAGACGATGCGTTTCTCCCGCTTCCCGATCTCATACTTGTGGATGGCGGAAAAGGCCATGTGGCATGCGCTCTCAAAGTCCTCAGAGCCGCCGGGCAAGATATACCTGTATACGGTATGGTAAAAGACGATTTTCATAAGACAAGATGTCTTACTGACGGAGAAAACGATATTTCCATCGCAAACCATACGCAGATATTCCGCTTTATTTACGGAATTCAAGAAGAAGTTCACCGCTTCTCGCTTTCACGAATGGATACAAAGCGGCGCAAATCAGTAAAAACCTCTTCTCTTACCGTTATAAACGGTATCGGCGAAGCAAAGTCAAAAGCGCTCCTTGCCCATTTCGGCTCGCTTAAGGGCATCAAGGAGGCATCCGAAGAGGCGCTGTCACGCGTAAAAGGAGTCAATAAAGCTGACGCGGAAAATATATTCGCGCATTTCAATCCGACAATAAAAAAAGATTAA
- a CDS encoding DUF4330 family protein yields the protein MNEQPNIIKHHFNIIDFLIIVLIAASGISILLRTDIAERIGGDQKEVTVEYKFVIEGIRDTSSVYLVPGTELMIQSDNSNAGSIISSEYHPATAYIALADGTITKTEIPERIDVTGTALVKVRKNEKNEYYLPNSMFLSPGREIYCQTDSLVVMLTVLSVNEIAETQPPATTNG from the coding sequence ATGAACGAACAACCGAATATAATCAAGCATCACTTTAACATAATCGATTTTCTTATTATTGTACTCATTGCCGCGTCCGGAATTTCCATTCTCCTTCGTACCGACATAGCTGAGAGAATAGGCGGAGATCAGAAGGAAGTCACTGTTGAATATAAATTCGTTATAGAGGGAATACGTGATACCTCTTCCGTATATCTCGTTCCCGGTACGGAGCTTATGATCCAGTCAGATAATTCAAACGCCGGATCAATAATTTCGTCTGAATACCATCCGGCTACAGCTTATATTGCGCTTGCCGATGGTACCATCACAAAAACCGAGATTCCTGAGCGTATAGACGTAACCGGAACTGCCCTAGTAAAAGTAAGGAAAAACGAAAAGAATGAGTATTATTTACCCAATTCAATGTTTCTAAGTCCGGGTCGCGAGATTTACTGTCAGACAGATTCATTGGTAGTTATGCTTACCGTTCTCTCAGTCAATGAAATCGCCGAAACACAGCCTCCGGCAACTACAAACGGCTGA
- a CDS encoding CrcB family protein has protein sequence MQSVLFVGLGGSIGAILRYILGRIPISENFPIMTMIINFLGSFVIGLIFGFFENNDTVDCNCNFNCNRNTVLFLQTGLCGGFTTFSTFSLETVNLLHAR, from the coding sequence ATGCAATCGGTTTTGTTTGTCGGACTCGGAGGCTCTATAGGAGCAATTTTAAGATATATTCTTGGCAGGATACCCATATCAGAGAATTTCCCGATTATGACGATGATCATAAATTTTCTCGGATCTTTCGTCATCGGTCTTATTTTCGGTTTTTTTGAAAATAATGACACTGTCGATTGCAATTGCAATTTCAATTGCAATCGCAATACAGTTCTTTTCCTGCAAACAGGTTTATGCGGAGGCTTTACCACCTTTTCAACCTTTTCTCTTGAAACCGTAAATCTACTTCATGCCCGCTGA